Proteins from a single region of Pseudomonas fulva:
- a CDS encoding efflux RND transporter periplasmic adaptor subunit: MALTPQTLDISEDLPGRVAALRTAEIRPQVSGIVQRRLFEQGADIQAGAALFEIDAAPFKAEVQTAAAALERAQAVLARARIQAERLQPLVRAEAISQQVYDDAASQREQAAADVAQAEAVLARKRLDLKFATVSAPIAGRVDQAQVSEGALVATTDTTPMATVQQIDQVYIDVRESASSLEHWRHALGSRLAPGATGVPVQVLDSSGTAYGLSGRILFSGISVDAGTGNLLLRVQVDNPNHQLLPGMYVLARVPRARYADALSVPQQAVLRRDGQASVWVVDAGERVQRVPVELGELVARHYRIASGLSAGQQVVIEGLERLEEGVAVNARPWKSATAGELASSPAR, from the coding sequence ATGGCGCTGACACCGCAGACCCTGGACATCAGCGAGGATCTGCCCGGGCGCGTCGCCGCCCTCAGAACCGCCGAGATTCGCCCGCAGGTCAGCGGTATCGTGCAGCGCCGGCTGTTCGAGCAGGGCGCCGACATCCAGGCTGGCGCCGCACTGTTCGAGATCGACGCCGCACCGTTCAAGGCCGAGGTGCAAACCGCGGCGGCCGCCCTCGAGCGCGCCCAGGCCGTGCTGGCCCGTGCGCGCATCCAGGCCGAGCGCCTGCAGCCGCTGGTGCGCGCCGAAGCGATCAGCCAGCAGGTCTACGACGATGCCGCCTCGCAGCGCGAACAGGCGGCCGCAGACGTGGCCCAGGCCGAGGCGGTGCTGGCGCGCAAGCGCCTGGACCTCAAGTTCGCCACCGTCAGCGCACCGATTGCCGGTCGCGTCGACCAGGCCCAGGTCTCCGAAGGTGCCCTGGTGGCGACCACCGACACGACGCCCATGGCCACCGTCCAGCAGATCGACCAGGTGTATATCGACGTGCGTGAGTCGGCCAGCAGCCTGGAGCACTGGCGCCATGCCCTGGGCAGCAGGCTGGCCCCTGGCGCCACCGGCGTACCGGTGCAGGTGCTCGACAGCAGCGGCACGGCCTATGGGCTGAGCGGCAGGATCCTGTTCTCCGGGATCAGCGTCGACGCCGGCACCGGCAACCTGCTGCTGCGCGTGCAGGTCGACAACCCCAACCACCAGCTGCTGCCGGGCATGTACGTGCTGGCGCGGGTGCCGCGGGCTCGCTACGCCGATGCCCTGAGCGTGCCGCAACAGGCGGTGCTGCGCCGTGATGGCCAGGCCAGCGTGTGGGTGGTCGACGCCGGTGAGAGGGTGCAGCGCGTGCCGGTCGAGCTCGGTGAGCTGGTGGCGCGTCACTACCGCATCGCCTCCGGGCTCAGCGCTGGTCAACAGGTGGTGATCGAAGGCCTCGAGCGCCTGGAGGAGGGCGTTGCGGTCAACGCGCGGCCGTGGAAGTCCGCCACCGCGGGCGAGCTGGCCAGCTCGCCCGCGCGTTGA